A genomic window from Parasteatoda tepidariorum isolate YZ-2023 chromosome 10, CAS_Ptep_4.0, whole genome shotgun sequence includes:
- the LOC107442549 gene encoding acetoacetyl-CoA synthetase-like yields the protein MDLRNFENSCCVWKPSGINESSNYAKFVKMIERKYEVKLENYWDLHKWSIENIEDFWAEIWDFSEIKYSKKYNKVVDLSVPMSQIPKWFIGARLNFAENFLTFRDNHTALIGIGENREETRFTYAEVYEEVKQYAAAFRKIGLKKGDKVACYMSNREEAIFAMLAAISVGAIWIGILPMLGAQAVLERLQIVRPKYIISIDKIRYEEKDIDMLPKLKFISEGLTSSEKIIIVPSRKDSIRKDISEIVNSCFLKEFLDVGRNADGSVPDLIFEQVSMSHPVFISYTSGTTGSPKAIVHGSEGLLCFVKEICIQNNSRERAILSVSPAGWASWLIGPLSFLRGATSVLYDGVPYFLSPTYLWDIIDEYKISSFFATPSILDELEKKGYFPNENHKLNSLLLIFSGASVVKPQNYEFVYKRIKKNILFTSIYGATEIMGRCMAFHHTLPIYKGEQTCPCLGADIEVVDDEGCPITGEVGDLVISKPYPSMPLGIYGDENGSKYRELYFSKYKDKFSMSDLAIVNPKTKGILICCRNDEAINQFGFRFGSSEIYNVVNRLLEVHDSLCVSQYSKNGTERAVLFLKLKAGFKFNDELLKKVREKIDEELTDEHIPGLIMEVQDIPYNMNGKKMEILIKKLLNKMPYNTNVLRNKESLQWYMNVPPFEE from the exons ATGGATTtaagaaactttgaaaattccTGCTGCGTGTGGAAACCATCAGGAATTAACGAATCATCTAATTATGCAAAGTTTGTTAAAATGATCGAGAGAAAATATGAAGTGAAACTgg AAAACTACTGGGATCTTCATAAATGgtctattgaaaatattgaagattTTTGGGCAGAAATATGGGATTTTTCTGAAAtcaagtattcaaaaaagtataacaaa gtGGTAGATCTTTCTGTACCGATGAGTCAAATACCAAAGTGGTTTATTGGAGCAAGActaaattttgctgaaaatttccTGACATTCCGTGATAATCATACTGCTTTGATCGGAATAG GTGAAAATCGAGAAGAAACAAGGTTCACCTACGCAGAAGTATATGAAGAAGTGAAACAGTATGCAGcagcttttagaaaaattggtcTCAAAAAAGGAGATAAAGTAGCct GTTATATGTCTAATAGAGAAGAGGCTATATTCGCAATGCTTGCTGCTATTAGCGTTGGTGCTATATGGATTGGGATACTTCCAATGCTAGGAGCTCAG gcAGTGCTGGAGAGATTACAAATAGTGCGTCCCAAATATATTATATCAATCGACAAGATACGTTATGAGGAAAAGGATATTGACATGCTTCctaaattgaaattcatatctGAAG GTTTGACAAGTTCAGAAAAGATAATCATTGTGCCATCCAGAAAAGATTCCATAAGAAAGGATATCAGTGAAATAGTTAACAG ctgttttttaaaagaatttttggaTGTTGGGCGCAATGCAGATGGTTCAGTGCCAGATTTAATCTTTGAACAAGTGTCTATGTCACATCCCGTTTTCATTAGTTATACCTCAGGAACTACTGGTTCACCAAAAGCAATTGTACACGGCAGTGAG ggACTTCTGTGCTTTGTAAAAGAGATATGTATTCAAAATAACAGCAGAGAACGTGCGATACTATCTGTTTCACCC gcAGGATGGGCATCATGGCTGATAGGACCTTTGTCGTTTCTCAGAGGGGCCACTTCTGTGCTTTATGATGGCGTGCCATACTTTTTATCGCCTACTTATTTGTGGGACATTAttgatgaatataaaatatcaagtttCTTCGCAACTCCAAGCATTTTGGATGAATTAGAAAAGAAGGGATATTTTCCGA ATGAAAATCATAAGCTGAACAGTCTACTTCTTATATTTTCTGGTGCAAGTGTTGTAAAGcctcaaaattatgaattcgtatataaaagaattaagaaaaacattttattcacgTCCATTTATG GTGCCACTGAAATCATGGGTAGATGCATGGCATTTCATCATACTTTACCTATATATAAAGGAGAACAAACATGCCCATGTTTAGGTGCTGATATAGAGGTAGTAGATGATGAAG GCTGTCCCATAACTGGTGAAGTTGGAGATCTAGTCATATCAAAACCATATCCGTCAATGCCCTTAGGAATATATGGAGATGAAAACGGTTCCAAATATAGAGAGCTATACTTTTCTAAATACAAAG ATAAATTTTCGATGTCGGACCTAGCAATAGTTAATCCGAAAACTAAAGGAATCTTAATTTGTTGcagaaa TGATGAAGCCATCAATCAGTTTGGATTTAGATTTGGAAGTTCCGAAATTTATAATGTAG TGAATCGTCTCCTTGAAGTACACGATAGCCTTTGTGTTTCTCAGTATAGTAAAAATGGTACTGAGAGagctgttttgtttttgaaactgaaagCTGGCTTCAAATTCAATGATGAATTACTGAAGAAAGTTCGGGAAAAAATAGATGAAGAGTTGACAGATGAACACATTCCTGGGCTTATCATGGAGGTTCAAGACATACCA tataacatgaatggaaagaaaatggaaattttgataaaaaagctgCTTAATAAAATGCCTTATAATACAAATGTCCTCAGGAACAAAGAATCTTTACAATGGTATATGAATGTACCACCctttgaagaataa